One part of the bacterium genome encodes these proteins:
- a CDS encoding DUF4159 domain-containing protein: MSRLSGIRKGFAVVAALVAAVLPPATSCFAAPVTVARLQYAGGDWYCDPSSLPNWLGAFAARTGVETADSPATVTMDSEDLYRYPLLYLVGHGGIELNDREVRELRRYLDAGGFLYANDNYGLDPAFRALMARVYPESPLRPLGSEHPIYHSFYDLPGLPKIHEHDGAPAQGFGIEREGRLVVFYSWSSDIGDGLEDAQVHDDPPAAREAAVRMAVNILTYALTRP, encoded by the coding sequence GTGAGCCGCCTGTCGGGGATTCGCAAGGGGTTCGCCGTCGTCGCGGCGCTGGTCGCGGCGGTATTGCCGCCGGCGACGTCGTGCTTCGCCGCGCCCGTCACCGTGGCGCGCCTGCAGTACGCGGGCGGCGACTGGTACTGCGACCCCAGCTCCCTGCCGAACTGGCTGGGCGCGTTCGCGGCGCGCACCGGCGTCGAGACGGCCGACTCGCCCGCGACGGTGACGATGGACAGCGAGGACCTGTACCGCTACCCGCTGCTCTACCTCGTGGGTCACGGCGGCATCGAACTGAACGACCGCGAGGTGCGCGAGCTGCGCCGCTACCTGGACGCGGGCGGCTTCCTCTACGCCAACGACAACTACGGCCTCGACCCCGCGTTCCGGGCGCTGATGGCCCGCGTCTACCCGGAGTCGCCCCTGCGCCCGCTGGGCTCGGAGCACCCGATCTACCACAGCTTCTACGACCTGCCGGGCCTGCCCAAGATCCACGAGCATGACGGCGCGCCGGCGCAGGGCTTCGGCATCGAGCGCGAGGGCCGGCTGGTCGTGTTCTACTCGTGGTCGAGCGACATCGGCGACGGGCTGGAGGACGCGCAGGTCCACGACGACCCGCCCGCGGCGCGCGAGGCGGCGGTCCGCATGGCCGTCAACATCCTGACCTACGCCCTGACCCGGCCCTGA